The following DNA comes from Gordonia zhaorongruii.
CGGACTGGTCGCGAACGCGGATCACCTGCGCACGCAGGCCGAATCGTCGCCGTCGATCGTCACGCCGCTCAACTCGGCGATCGGCTACGAGGAGGCGGCAGCGGTCGCCAAGCAGGCGCTGCGTGACGGCAAGACGATCCGCGAGACCGTCATCGACCGCGGACTCGTCGGTGATGATCTGTCCGAAGAGGAACTCGACCGCCGACTCGATGTCCTCAAGATGGCGAACGTGGACCGGAAGCGTTAGTCGGAGATCACGCTGAACCTGGTCGGTCCGGATGCAGTCAGAACCGGTTCGGCTCGAGCGCTGCCGCCCGCACTCCGCCTGCGGCGACGTCGTCCGGCAGCGGATCCCCGCGGAAGACAGCGGCTCCGGCCCGGGCCAGGCCGTCGGCCATCTGGATGCCGTATCCGCCCTGGCCCGCGAACCAGAAGAAGCCCTCCACTCCCGGGTCGAAGCCGACCACCGGTGACCGGTCCGGCGCGAAGGTGCGCAGGCCCGCCCACGAGGAGCGGATGTGTCGGACGTTCAGGTCGGTGACCTCGTTGATCGACTCGATGGCGCGGGCGATCGTCAGATCGTCGGGCCGGACGTCGTGCGGATGACTCGGCGTCTCGTCGGCGGGGGAGCACAGGAGCCCGTTGGCTTCCGGCTTGATGTAGAAGGCGTTGTCGAGGTCGTCGACGACCGGCAGCGACGGCGTCCTCAGCCGGCTGGGCGCGTCGACGCCGAAGATCGTCCGGATCTTCGGACTCACATCGACCGGCGCAGCACCTGCGAGCCCGGCGATCGTGTCGACCCATGCGCCCGCGGCGTCGACGACCACCGGCGCGCGCACCGTGTCGTCTCCGCTGAGCGTCACGGTCCACTCGCCGTGGGTGCGGACCAGCCCGGTCACCGCGGCCCGGGTGCGGACCTCGCCGCCGTGCTGCCGCAGTCCGCGGACATAGCCCTGGTGCAGGGCGTGGACGTCGATGTCCATCGCCGCCGGGTCGAGCAGCGCGGCCTCGATCGCATCGCGTGTCAGGTACGGCGCGAGGGCGACGGCGTCGTCGGCGGACAGCATCTCGACGGTCTGCGCCTGACGTCGGACATCGTCGTGGAATGCGGTCAGCGCGTCGCCGCGACCTTGCCTCGCGAATACGAGGTAGGGGCGCGGTGTGAGGAGCGGGCCGTCGAACCCGTCGGCAGGGGCGGCGAGGAACGCGCGGCTCGCACTGGTCAACGCACGTACCGTGGTGTTGCCGAACGTCTCCAGATAGAGAGCGGCCGAACGGCCGGTGGTGTGGAACGCGAGCGTGTCCTCCTGCTCGACGAGGCAGACCCGTCTATCGGCGCTCAGCTGATAGCCGATGGACACTCCTGCGATCCCGCCGCCGATCACGACGACGTCGAACGCTGCCGAAGCCATTCCGCACCACCTCCGCGTGTTCCGGTGATGGCTCCAGGGTAGGAGACGAGACGGCCGCCGTAGGCCGACTGTCGGTCCTTACCGCTCCCGCGACCGCACCCGGATACCGCTGATCGGCACGTTCACGGTCCCCGAGGGGTCGGTGAAGAAGTCGTTGCCCTTGTCGTCGACGACGATGAAGGCCGGGAAGTTCTCGACCTCGATCTTCCACACGGCCTCCATGCCGAGTTCCGGGTACTCGAGCACTTCCTGGCTCTTGATGCAGTCCAGGGCGAGCCGTGCCGCCGGGCCGCCGATGGATCCGAGGTAGAAACCGCCGTGCGCGTCGCACGCGGTCGTGACCTGCTTGGAGCGGTTGCCCTTCGCGAGCATCACCATCGAGCCGCCTGCCGCCTGGAACTGCTCGACGTAGCTGTCCATGCGGCCCGCGGTCGTCGGCCCGAACGATCCGGACGCCATGCCCTCGGGAGTCTTGGCCGGGCCCGCGTAGTAGACGGGGTGATCCTTCAGATACTGCGGCATCTCCTCGCCCGCATCGAGACGCTCCTTGATCTTGGCGTGCGCGATGTCGCGGGCCACGACCAGCGGTCCGGTCAGCGAGAGTCGGGTCTTGACCGGGTGCTTGGAGAGCTCTTCCAGGATCTCCGGCATCGGACGGTTCAGATCGATCTGAACCACCTCGCCGCCCGCGATGTCCTCGGCGACGCCCGCATCGGGCATGTACTGGGCCGGGTCGGTCTCGAGCTGCTCGAGGAACACGCCGTCGGCGGTGATCTTGCCCAGAGCCTGGCGGTCGGCCGAACAGGAGACGGCGATGGCGACCGGGCACGACGCGCCGTGGCGGGGGAGGCGCACGACGCGCACGTCGTGGCAGAAGTACTTGCCGCCGAACTGCGCGCCGATGCCGAACGACTGCGTGAGTTTGAAGACCTCTTCCTCGAGCTCGGTGTCGCGGAACCCGTGCGCCGCCATCGACCCCTCGGTCGGCAGGTTGTCCAGATAGTGCGCGGAGGCGTACTTCGCGGTCTTGAGTGCGAACTCGGCCGACGTGCCGCCGACGACCACCGCCAGGTGGTACGGCGGGCACGCAGCGGTGCCGAGCGAACGGATCTTCTCGTCGAGGAACTCGAGCATGCGCTTCGGGTTCAGGATCGCCTTGGTCTCCTGGAACAGGAACGACTTGTTGGCGCTGCCGCCCCCCTTGGCCATGAAGAGGAACTTGTACTCCGGCCCCTTGGGGCCCTGCTCGGTCGCGTAGATCTCGATCTGTGCGGGCAGGTTGGTGCCGGTGTTCTTCTCGTCGTACGTGGTGAGCGGCGCGAGCTGGGAGTAGCGCAGGTTCAGCTGGGTGTACGCGTCGTACACGCCGCGGGCGATGACCTCACCGTCGTCGATGCCGGTGAGGACGCCCTCGCCCTTCTTTCCCATGACGATCGCGGTGCCGGTGTCCTGGCACATCGGGAGCACCCCGCCTGCCGAGATGTTGACGTTCTTCAGCAGGTCGAGCGCCACGAACCGGTCGTTGCCGGACGCTTCGGGGTCGTCGATGATCTTGCGGAGCTGCCGCAGGTGCGCGGGCCGCAGGTAGTGGCTGATGTCGTGCATCGCCTCCGAGGCGAGCGTCTGGATGGCCTCCGGCGCAACCTTCAGGAAGGTGCGGCCGTCGACGTCGAACGTCGAGACGCCTTCCGTGGTGACCAGGC
Coding sequences within:
- a CDS encoding NAD(P)/FAD-dependent oxidoreductase; the encoded protein is MASAAFDVVVIGGGIAGVSIGYQLSADRRVCLVEQEDTLAFHTTGRSAALYLETFGNTTVRALTSASRAFLAAPADGFDGPLLTPRPYLVFARQGRGDALTAFHDDVRRQAQTVEMLSADDAVALAPYLTRDAIEAALLDPAAMDIDVHALHQGYVRGLRQHGGEVRTRAAVTGLVRTHGEWTVTLSGDDTVRAPVVVDAAGAWVDTIAGLAGAAPVDVSPKIRTIFGVDAPSRLRTPSLPVVDDLDNAFYIKPEANGLLCSPADETPSHPHDVRPDDLTIARAIESINEVTDLNVRHIRSSWAGLRTFAPDRSPVVGFDPGVEGFFWFAGQGGYGIQMADGLARAGAAVFRGDPLPDDVAAGGVRAAALEPNRF
- a CDS encoding fumarate hydratase, encoding MQAVSESSAPEFLYSDLLPADQDDTPYRLVTTEGVSTFDVDGRTFLKVAPEAIQTLASEAMHDISHYLRPAHLRQLRKIIDDPEASGNDRFVALDLLKNVNISAGGVLPMCQDTGTAIVMGKKGEGVLTGIDDGEVIARGVYDAYTQLNLRYSQLAPLTTYDEKNTGTNLPAQIEIYATEQGPKGPEYKFLFMAKGGGSANKSFLFQETKAILNPKRMLEFLDEKIRSLGTAACPPYHLAVVVGGTSAEFALKTAKYASAHYLDNLPTEGSMAAHGFRDTELEEEVFKLTQSFGIGAQFGGKYFCHDVRVVRLPRHGASCPVAIAVSCSADRQALGKITADGVFLEQLETDPAQYMPDAGVAEDIAGGEVVQIDLNRPMPEILEELSKHPVKTRLSLTGPLVVARDIAHAKIKERLDAGEEMPQYLKDHPVYYAGPAKTPEGMASGSFGPTTAGRMDSYVEQFQAAGGSMVMLAKGNRSKQVTTACDAHGGFYLGSIGGPAARLALDCIKSQEVLEYPELGMEAVWKIEVENFPAFIVVDDKGNDFFTDPSGTVNVPISGIRVRSRER